In Fusobacterium perfoetens, the sequence AAAAATTATTTTCACTAGCCATACTTTCAATATCTTCAAGAGTAAAACTTTTTTCAATATCCTCTCTTCCAACAGAAGTTCTAACAAGTGATGTCATTGTAGCAAAAGTTTTAAGCTCCATACCAATATCAAAAATCAAAGAACGAATGTAAGTTCCTTTCGATACTTTACAAGAGATTTTGGCATTTACTCCATCAAACTCTAAAAGATCTAGAGAGTAAATTGAAACATCTCTAGCCTCTCTTTCAATAACCTCTCCACGACGTGCCAAATCATAAAGTTTTTGACCGTTGATTTTTATGGCAGAGTACATCGGTGGCACTTGCTTAATATCTCCTTTAAATTTTTCTAAAGTTTCTTTTAACATATCAGTTGTGATACTGAAATTTTCACAAGAATCTATTACTTTTCCTTCAATATCATAAGTATCAGTGGCAACACCAAGTTTAAAAGTTGCAACATATTCTTTTTCTAGTTTTTCAATATCTTGGACAAGTCTTGTGGCTTTTCCAGTGCATACAACCAAAACTCCAGAGGCAAGTGGATCTAAAGTTCCAGTGTGTCCGATTTTTTTTATTTTTAAAATTTTTCTAAGTTTTCTGATAACATCAAATGATGTTATACCAGATGGTTTATTTATATTAATAATTCCGTCCAACTTATCAACCTCATTTTCAATTTTACATAATATTATATCATAAAAATCAAAATATGGAAAACAAAAAATAGAGAGAATTTCTCTCTATCTTTTATTTGTACTATTTAAGTTGAAAAAGTTTATTTTTCATTCTCTGGATAAAGAATAACTTGGATATAATTGTCATTTTTAAGTAGTTCTTTTTGGAAGTTTCTTATATTTTCCTCTGTGACTAAAGAGTTATATTCTTCAGGAGTAAGATATTTATAGTCATCATCATATGATTTTTTAGTCAAATATTTCAACCAAAACTCACTCATTTTAAGATTGTTTTCATAAGAAAGTTTGTAATTTTCTTTTATACTATCCAAAGCTTTTAAATTTATATATCCATGTAATATTTTATTTATCTCAAAATGAAGTTTATCAAGTACCATTTTTTCTTTTTTAGGATCTGTTGAGAAGAAAATATTTAGATATCCCTTTTCATATTTTGAGAAACGTGGACTTACACTTATTCCATAAACTCCAGATATTTTTTCTCTTATCTCCTCTACAAAAGTAATTCTCATTATTTTGGCAACAGCAGATGTCAAAACTTTATTTTCAGGAGTAAATGGTTTATGTATAGGATAATTAATATCAACCAATATTTTTTTATCATTTCCTTTTATAACTTCTCCACATACAATATCACTAGGATATTCTAATCCAATGTCTTGCCAACTACTTTCACGAGGAATATCTGTTGGAAGAGAGGCAAAATATTTTTCAAGTATAGGAATAATATCTTTTTCTTTGATAGAACCTACAACAATACCAGTGTATCCATCAAAGTTTTTAAATTTTTTGGAGAAAACTTCAAGCATATTTTCTTCGCTTAAATATTCAATATCTCCCTCTTTGATAGAAGTTTTCTTTGGGTGATTGTCAAATAAAAGTTCAACCATCTTATCTTCAAATAAGTTTTGTGGCTCGTTATCACGATTTTTTATCAAAAGTTTTAAAGCATTCATATTAGTTTCATATAGATTTGATGAAAGTTTTGGTTTTCTTACTAGATAAGAAAAATATTTCATCGCCTCATTTAGAGATTGTTTATCACTTATTATAGTTATCTCTTCAGAGTAAGAACGAATCTTTGGACTTATAGTAAAGTTTTTACCTTTGTAATAAGCATTTATAGTTTCAAGATTTATATTTTCTACTCCAGAAGATTTTATAAGATTACTAGCAAGTAGAGAGTTTACAGTATCAGTATAAGAAAGATTTGATGTTCCACCCTCTCTAAATAATCTTAAATATATTTGATTTTCTTTTAAATTAGTTTCTTTAAATAAAACTTTCATTCCATTTGAAAGTAAAATTTCTCTATAATTTCCTTTATTTGTTACAGATTTTACACTACCAACTTGTAAAAGAGGTTCTTTTAGATTTATATCCATTTGGACATCTTTATCTTTTTCTAGATTAGAATTTTTTGCTTTATTAACTATATTTTCAAAATCTTTTTCTGTTATATTAATCTCATCTTTTTCTGGTAGAAGTAAGATGAAACGAGTATTATCTTCATAGATTTTTTTAGCTACATTTTTAATATCATTCATTGTAATTTTATCAGAATATTTTTTAAAGATTGAAAGAGTATCATCAACATCTAAGAAAATATCGTTATTAACAATAGAATTTGTAATATTTTTTACGATAAGAGAGTTTACAAAAGCCTCTTTATTACGAACTTCACTTTCTAAAGTTTTTAGTATATTTTCTTTTTCAAGGGATAGTTCAACATCTGTAACTCCAAAATCTTTTATATATTTTAAGATTTCTATTGAAGTTTTAACTCCCAGTTCAATTTTATTTTCGTCCATAACCGAAGATATTGTGATAATATTATCATTCATATACAAGTCATCACTCATACTTCCTGAAAATAAAGGTTTTTCTTCTGTGAAAGATTTTTTATCAAAACGATTTTTTATTAAATTTTTTAAAATATCATAAGCTAAACTTTCTTTGATAGATTCCTCTGTGTATTTTTTTTCTTTTTCCATTCTTGTTGCCATAATAAATTCAGGGACTACAATCTCTTTATCTCTAAATATTAGATAATCAGTAGGTAATTCTTTTAGGTTATAACTTTCTGGAGCTGTATATGGCTTTGTATCTGGAAATTCAAAATATTTTTTTATAGTTTTTTCAGCATATTTTTGGTCGATATCTCCAACTACAACAACAGAGATATTTTTAGCTCTATACCATTTGTCATAATATGATTTCATAAGATTATGATCACTATTTTTTATAATCTGCATATCTCCAATAGGAAATCTTTCTACATATCTTGATTCATCATAGAGAGCTTTTTTCCAAAAGTTTGTAATTCTTTCTCTAAATCCTTGAGAAAGACGCCACTCTTCGACTATTATCTCTTTTTCATTGTTAATATCCTCGTCAGTTAAAGAGGCATCAAATACCATCTCTTTTAAAATCTCAACACCTTTTTCAAATTTTTCTCTGTCATCAGTAGGCAGATGAAGTTTA encodes:
- the truB gene encoding tRNA pseudouridine(55) synthase TruB encodes the protein MDGIININKPSGITSFDVIRKLRKILKIKKIGHTGTLDPLASGVLVVCTGKATRLVQDIEKLEKEYVATFKLGVATDTYDIEGKVIDSCENFSITTDMLKETLEKFKGDIKQVPPMYSAIKINGQKLYDLARRGEVIEREARDVSIYSLDLLEFDGVNAKISCKVSKGTYIRSLIFDIGMELKTFATMTSLVRTSVGREDIEKSFTLEDIESMASENNFSFARTVENYFNYPHYEISGEKNKTLFLNGNTLVVKNLSDGFYKIYDEETCEFLGLANVVSERLKGYKYY
- a CDS encoding M16 family metallopeptidase, which produces MNYTKKLIFAFMFIIFSSLFSKEIVENSKDLKIKKLDNGITYYYYKNKKPANRVSINVIIKAGSLQEEENQKGIAHFLEHMTFNGTKNYEKNGIVKYFESIGLSFGGDLNAHTSFYETVYKLHLPTDDREKFEKGVEILKEMVFDASLTDEDINNEKEIIVEEWRLSQGFRERITNFWKKALYDESRYVERFPIGDMQIIKNSDHNLMKSYYDKWYRAKNISVVVVGDIDQKYAEKTIKKYFEFPDTKPYTAPESYNLKELPTDYLIFRDKEIVVPEFIMATRMEKEKKYTEESIKESLAYDILKNLIKNRFDKKSFTEEKPLFSGSMSDDLYMNDNIITISSVMDENKIELGVKTSIEILKYIKDFGVTDVELSLEKENILKTLESEVRNKEAFVNSLIVKNITNSIVNNDIFLDVDDTLSIFKKYSDKITMNDIKNVAKKIYEDNTRFILLLPEKDEINITEKDFENIVNKAKNSNLEKDKDVQMDINLKEPLLQVGSVKSVTNKGNYREILLSNGMKVLFKETNLKENQIYLRLFREGGTSNLSYTDTVNSLLASNLIKSSGVENINLETINAYYKGKNFTISPKIRSYSEEITIISDKQSLNEAMKYFSYLVRKPKLSSNLYETNMNALKLLIKNRDNEPQNLFEDKMVELLFDNHPKKTSIKEGDIEYLSEENMLEVFSKKFKNFDGYTGIVVGSIKEKDIIPILEKYFASLPTDIPRESSWQDIGLEYPSDIVCGEVIKGNDKKILVDINYPIHKPFTPENKVLTSAVAKIMRITFVEEIREKISGVYGISVSPRFSKYEKGYLNIFFSTDPKKEKMVLDKLHFEINKILHGYINLKALDSIKENYKLSYENNLKMSEFWLKYLTKKSYDDDYKYLTPEEYNSLVTEENIRNFQKELLKNDNYIQVILYPENEK